A window of Hallerella porci genomic DNA:
CGGGCTACGCCGATGTCGAAAAAAAACGCGGGGAATTCGCAGCGATTGTTAACGAAGAACGCGATCGTTCCGCTGCGAAAGATTCGATTCTTCCGCGCTTTCAAATCGAGCCGTCTTTTGAAAATTTTTCGTCGGCTTATTATTCGCACATTTCTTCGTTTTGGAATCCCGCTGATACGGGAATGCAAGCGCCCAAAAATTTTCTGAAAAAAATGGAACAGTCGCCGTTTTATGATTCTGTGCAAATTGCGATGGATTCTCTTGGCATCGCAAAAGTTTCGGGATTTGCGTCATCGGTTCTCGAATTTCGCGTCGGCGGTTTCGGCTCCAATATTTCGGGACCTCTCGCTTATGCGGGAATGGATTTCCGTTACATCGATCAATTTGAATACGCATTTTCTCTCGATGCTTTTGTCGGCGAATATTCGTATGCGGTGCGCCCCGCGGTGCACATCCGCGGCATGCTTTCGGGCAAAGGCGATCTTTTTCTTTCCGGAAATATTTCAAAAAAGCGTCCGCTCAAAAGTTACTTTTCGGAGCTCGATGAAAATTTGAAAATTCACGAAGTCCGCGAAAATGATTTGACTTTTGGCTTTGCGATGAAGCAAAATTTTGCCGATGTAAAAGTGAGCATTCTTCTCGGCGAATCGGAATTTAAAACCGCGGAACAAGAAGAATTTGGAACGTTGCATGTCAATTCGCTTTCTCCAGATTTAACGGTAGAACGCAAAAGTGAAAATTTTGCAGAATGGTTCGGCGAAAGCGGATATCGTCTGCGCGGCAATTTCGGTTTGCGTTCGGTGAATTTAACGGCTGCGGGATTTGGCGATGCGCCGCTTTATATTTCATCGACCTTTGATGCCGAAGGCGAAATTTCTCCGCTTTCTTTTTTCACTCTCGGCGCAGGCGCTGCGGGCGGTGTGAACATTCGACGGAAATCGGGCGAAGGTTATGTGTATCCAGATCCGCTCCAAGTTTCTTCGGAAAAAACGGCGCTTGCGGTCGATAATTGGTATCGTTTACATCCGGCGATTTCTCCGTGGAATGCGACGTGGAATTTTTCGGAAATCGCATCGCATCATTACGCCGTTGCCCGCGCACATTTCGGACTTCACGCAGGCTTTGTCGGCGCTTGGGTTTTCGCGGCTTACATGCGCGACTTCGAAGAAAATCCTTCTGTCGATTTAGCAGCAGATCGATTCCTTTTTGAACCGCTTCTGCGCTTCGCTTATCGTTCTCTCGATTTGCGCTTGGGAATGAGTCGAATAATTTCGGCAAAAGATTTTAGCGATTTCTCTGATTTCGATGATTATCATTATTTCTTTCAAGTCGGCGGAAGTTGGTAAAGTGCAATCGTTCTCTTTGTTAAATTTGGGATAATGCGTTTTTCAAAAATTTGCCTTTTTCTTCTGGCGGTGATTCTGGTCTTTTCGGATCAGATTTTTGCAGCCGAACCCGAAAAAGAAAAAGCGTCAACCGAGCAAACCGAAAATGCAGAAACTGTTCCGAATTTTGATTTGGAAATGGAAGACGAAAGTGAAAGCGAAATTCCTTCGCCAGTCATTGCGGCAAAAGGAAAGACCGGCGTGAACAGCATCGATTCGCTTCCGACTTACGAATGGGATGTGAGCACAAATCATCAATCGCTTCCGATGACTTTAATGCTCGGCATTTTCCCGGGCGGCGGGCAGTATTATACGGGGCATTATATCCGCGGCGGTTTTATTACCGCAGTCGAACTCGCGCTTACCTACGAAGTTTTCATCAACAAAAAAACGCAAAAGCGCAGACGTTTTAAGCAAGCGCGGGAATATCAAGATTCGGTAATGGTTTACACCAAACGCATTTTGCATAACCGCGATAGTCTCATCTATTTTCAGAAAAAGCGCAATCAATTTGCCGAACAAATCCGCGATTACAGCGACCATAAAATCGAAGAAGAAGATTTGCGAAAGTCCGAACTCACTTGGCTCATCGGCGTGCACATTTACAGCCTTTTCGACGCTTACGGCATTTGGGTAAACAATCAAGGACACAGCGTCGAATATCGTCCTGTCCTCGGAACATTGCTTCGTTCCTTCGTGCCCGGCTGGGGGCAAATTTACAACCGCGAATACGGAAAAGCGGGACTTTTATACATGGGACTTCTCGGCGCTTCGGTCAGTATGGCTTCTCGGCAACATGTCATCAATTATTACTTGGATAGAAAACACGCATTAGAAAAAGAAGATCCCACTCACGAAGATATGGATAAAATTAACGAACAGATTTTATATTACCGCAAAAATCGAAACCAATATATTTGGGGAATGGTGTTAATTTATCTGTATTCTATCGGAGATGCCGTCGTCGATGCGATGATGAGCGACTTTGATAGTCCCGCACACTTTGCGCTCGGACCCGATTTTCAAGGCGGCATTTCGGCCGCGATTACATTCGACTTTTAACGCAGAAAAAATCTTAAAGAGTTTTCACGTATTCGGCTAACGAATTTTGCGCAATGCCACCGTAGAGAGTTTCAAAATTCCCGCGGGGCTTTCCGTTCTCCAAATGCAAACGAAAACGGGTGACCATCGCATACGGAAAAGCGCCTTCAATAAAATCCGAATCGGGAACGCCGCAGACAGAATGTTCAATCGATGCGATAACGCCAGCGTGAGTCACAAAAATGATTCCGGATTCTTCGCCCGATTTTTCTTCTTCTAAGAGAAGCTCCGTTAAAAATTTCCCAACGCGAATATCCATATCGTGAAAAGATTCGCCGCCGGGAAAGCGGTAACCGCGAAAGTCTGCTTTCCAAGCGTTCATTTCGTTTTTCGGAACGTCCGCGAGCCGGACCATTTCCCACGAACCAAAATTCAATTCATAAAGCGCTTCGGCTTTTTCAATCGGCAAATGGACTGCTTCCGAAACTTTTTCCGCGAGTCTATAGCAGCGCAAAAGCGGACTCGAAAAAAGTCGCGTTGCCTTGGCATCTTCTTGGAGCACTTGCACCGCGGGCGGATATTCGCTTGCAAAAGAAGGGGAAACATCAAAATCCGAGCGCCCATAGCAGACGTCTTTTGGATTATAAGGCTTTGTGTGGCGAAGCGTCCAGAGAAACATGAAGTAAAATTAGAAAGGAAAAATTATTGGAACAAAAAAATCCTCAGACTACCCATTCACATAAAAATTCACAAGTCCGTTGCTGCTTTCGCCCTGGCGATTTGCCTGCAAAGAATCATTGAAAGGGGTCTGAGGAATCCGAATGATAGAAAAATTTTGCAAAAAGCGGGGAATTTTTGGCTTAAATTTTGCGAAAAATTGAAAACGGGAAAATTCTGCGGATAAAATGCAGTAAAAAAACGAGATTTAAATCACATTTTACTGAAAATGTTACGAAATACGGCGGAAAATAGCGAAATTTAACGCGGTTTGTAAATAAAGTTAAATAATGTTTCAAAAAATTTATATTTTAAAGATAAGGATGTAACTAGGGATAGTGTTATGGTTAATGAAAACTTAAAGAGGCTCTTTTCGGGGCTGTTTTTGGTTGCAGGATGTGCGTGGGGCGCATCGGTTGCGCCGTTGTATTTTACTTCAC
This region includes:
- a CDS encoding patatin-like phospholipase domain-containing protein, encoding MKFGFVVVLLSFALLFAQKESAPKVTLYLGGGTYSPWYSLGVLYAVRDYRIPVDSVVGVSWGAYVGALWSAGFELDDIQRILTDSHFTALLSPKNSPDENSLFHLPIAMNGKPSLAFRYAFFGDSLGYAHFRSKKLEADSAFTEEKFFRFQIEESLLRADSFVVPFTALICDGGKLRAGSVKESLPFSKTSGENCPTFLPADSSAAIYVSAHPLRNNGKDSPFLIAGFENELEQIHLRKENSAAPIVLIRPHSFSEDSPLALMQTGYADVEKKRGEFAAIVNEERDRSAAKDSILPRFQIEPSFENFSSAYYSHISSFWNPADTGMQAPKNFLKKMEQSPFYDSVQIAMDSLGIAKVSGFASSVLEFRVGGFGSNISGPLAYAGMDFRYIDQFEYAFSLDAFVGEYSYAVRPAVHIRGMLSGKGDLFLSGNISKKRPLKSYFSELDENLKIHEVRENDLTFGFAMKQNFADVKVSILLGESEFKTAEQEEFGTLHVNSLSPDLTVERKSENFAEWFGESGYRLRGNFGLRSVNLTAAGFGDAPLYISSTFDAEGEISPLSFFTLGAGAAGGVNIRRKSGEGYVYPDPLQVSSEKTALAVDNWYRLHPAISPWNATWNFSEIASHHYAVARAHFGLHAGFVGAWVFAAYMRDFEENPSVDLAADRFLFEPLLRFAYRSLDLRLGMSRIISAKDFSDFSDFDDYHYFFQVGGSW
- a CDS encoding DUF5683 domain-containing protein gives rise to the protein MRFSKICLFLLAVILVFSDQIFAAEPEKEKASTEQTENAETVPNFDLEMEDESESEIPSPVIAAKGKTGVNSIDSLPTYEWDVSTNHQSLPMTLMLGIFPGGGQYYTGHYIRGGFITAVELALTYEVFINKKTQKRRRFKQAREYQDSVMVYTKRILHNRDSLIYFQKKRNQFAEQIRDYSDHKIEEEDLRKSELTWLIGVHIYSLFDAYGIWVNNQGHSVEYRPVLGTLLRSFVPGWGQIYNREYGKAGLLYMGLLGASVSMASRQHVINYYLDRKHALEKEDPTHEDMDKINEQILYYRKNRNQYIWGMVLIYLYSIGDAVVDAMMSDFDSPAHFALGPDFQGGISAAITFDF
- a CDS encoding histidine phosphatase family protein produces the protein MFLWTLRHTKPYNPKDVCYGRSDFDVSPSFASEYPPAVQVLQEDAKATRLFSSPLLRCYRLAEKVSEAVHLPIEKAEALYELNFGSWEMVRLADVPKNEMNAWKADFRGYRFPGGESFHDMDIRVGKFLTELLLEEEKSGEESGIIFVTHAGVIASIEHSVCGVPDSDFIEGAFPYAMVTRFRLHLENGKPRGNFETLYGGIAQNSLAEYVKTL